In Anas platyrhynchos isolate ZD024472 breed Pekin duck chromosome 24, IASCAAS_PekinDuck_T2T, whole genome shotgun sequence, the following are encoded in one genomic region:
- the AIRIM gene encoding AFG2-interacting ribosome maturation factor, whose translation MAAAASVMAAALREWVAVAERQEAARREALASWEPLLVSLAGLAEQLRAARRLAWGSSPLGAFGELRERLWRKQRGAAEALLEQLGRRREELRALRDAVGTGAASVLRVYEEKAAELGLEETLRRGARRPSLADVLEGLQDVERCYRHLYLESKLLLLSISCDSPEDMEALPQAWKRILERYEEDTVQDVLLKVSLYLDNQ comes from the exons atggcggcggccgcGAGCGTGATGGCGGCGGCGCTGCGGGAGTGGGTGGCGGTGGCGGAGCGGCAGGAGGCGGCGCGGAGGGAGGCGCTGGCCTCGTGGGAGCCGCTGTTGGTGTCTCTCGCCGGGCTGGCGGAGCAGCTGCGGGCGGCGCGGAGGCTGGCGTGGGGCTCCTCGCCCCTCGGGGCCTTCGGGGAGCTGCGGGAGCGGCTGTGGAGGAAGCAGCGCGGGGCGGCCGAGgcgctgctggagcagctgggcCGGCGGCG GGAGGAGCTCCGCGCCCTGAGGGACGCCGTCGGGACCGGCGCTGCCTCCGTGCTGCGGGTCTACGAGGAGAAAGCGgcggagctggggctggaagaAACCCTGCGGCGTGGGGCTCGCCGCCCGTCGCTGGCTGATGTGCTGGAAGGGCTGCAGGATGTGGAGCGGTGCTACCGGCACCT GTACCTGGAGAGCAAGCTGTTACTGCTGAGCATCAGCTGCGACAGCCCAGAAGATATGGAAGCCCTCCCGCAGGCCTGGAAGAGGATTCTGGAGCGGTACGAGGAAGACACTGTTCAAG ATGTTCTCCTTAAGGTCTCTCTCTATTTGGACAACCAGTGA
- the CDCA8 gene encoding borealin, which translates to MAPSRKKAAGGARSRKLAAFLKDFDREVRSRVEQLQTNGQRLVKEAENLYNIEMLRLPVALREMNWLEYFAKGGSKKVLEAAATADLEITEINKLTAEVIQTPLKVIKKVEKSKQVIEAIEEEAESPLLPVAKKAKHDTQVPMIGVENTNPRTGKVRASIKKAPVSRSRRAPSARVKRLSKRSSKNNFITPATGRMVDLCVQGGTSIVTPRFDSRIFKTPGLRTPAVNERVYTISANGSPLADGNDIFITVPVGGGESIRLTASDLTKKNLLHLNPEAQGIMKKLSVRLAQACSGTKTHR; encoded by the exons ATGGCGCCCTCACGCAAGaaggcggccgggggggcccGCAGCAGGAAGCTGGCTGCGTTCCTCAAGGACTTCGACCGCGAGG TGAGGAGCCGAGTTGAGCAGCTGCAGACAAACGGGCAGCGCCTGGTCAAGGAGGCAGAGAACCTGTACAACATCGAGATGCTCCGGCTGCCCGTGGCACTCCGTGAGATGAACTGGCTCGAGTACTTTG ctAAAGGAGGGAGTAAAAAGGTCTTGGAAGCAGCAGCGACA GCAGACTtggaaataacagaaataaacaagTTAACAGCAGAAGTTATCCAGACTCCTTTAAAAGTCATCAAGAAAG TAGAGAAATCCAAACAGGTTATTGAAGCCATTGAAGAAGAAGCAGAGTCTCCTTTGCTTCCTgtagcaaagaaagcaaaacacgATACCCAAGTTCCAATGATAGGAGTTGAAAATACTAATCCAAGAACAGGAAAG GTGAGGGCATCTATTAAAAAAGCACCAGTGTCCAGGAGCAGAAGAGCTCCTTCAGCAAGAGTGAAACGCTTGAGTAAAAG gtCAAGTAAAAACAACTTCATCACTCCAGCTACTGGCCGAATGGTTGATCTCTGTGTTCAGGGCGGTACTTCCATTGTCACACCCAGGTTTGATTCCAG AATTTTCAAGACCCCAGGTTTGCGCACACCTGCAGTAAATGAACGAGTTTATACCATCTCTGCCAACGGCAGCCCCCTTGCTGATGGCAATGATATCTTCATTACAGTCCCTGTTGGAGGAGGAGAG AGTATTCGTTTAACAGCGAGTGATTTGACCAAGAAGAATCTTCTTCATTTGAATCCAGAGGCACAAGGAATTATGAAGAAGCTATCA GTTCGTCTCGCACAAGCTTGCAGTGGTACAAAAACCCACCGATGA